A segment of the Anguilla anguilla isolate fAngAng1 chromosome 6, fAngAng1.pri, whole genome shotgun sequence genome:
tatatatatatatatatatatgtttgtatgcatgtatgtgtgcatgtatgttttttaCCATAGAATTGAAGcctgtatttcatatttgtttgcCATGCTGGGCCCTGTTGCCTTCCCACGCGTCTTATCAGAACACATTTGCAGTGACTCTCGGATCTGAGCTGAACAAAATGCAGGAAATCAGAAAGCTTGCGGTTTTGgcgagcgagagcgagagagagagagagagagagagagttgagaaagttcttcttctctttcttttataACCGACAGGTGCGGATTGCGTGCCTAGCATCGCGTCTGTCACTGCCCCCGAGTTCTGAACACGGTGTTATAACTGAACTCCCACGTACAGCGCACGGGCCGCCGGGCCCACGCCCGGGTTCTGGCTCCTCGGCGCGCGGCGATATCCTGTTTTTGCTCTTTAACGTCTCCGACTCCAGTAAACCGGCGAGGCAGCGAAACCTCACCAGAGAGTCAGAGGCATCCACAGATAAAGCGCCAGTCATCATAAAGAGTTTCCCGTCACTGTCAGaacgaaaaaacaaaaaaaaaaaaaaacaaacaaacgtgcGCCCCGCTCACGTATCGCACGACAGCCGGATTACAGTGCGTTTGCGTTCGCCGCGAATCACAGATAGGGAGAGCGGACCGAGAGATTCTAATTCCCGTAATGTGAGATATATGGGCGATTGTACGAGAGGAGGTGATTGCTCAGCGTTTGGTTCGCAGGTGTCTGAGCACGGGCAGCTGTGTGGAGTTACAGTAGCACAGAAGCTGGGGGGAGACCGTACATTACGGGCACGCACATTTGGGCACGCCACAGACTGCGCTACCGAAAGATTCAGCGACATTCATGGAACTTTTCATAAATCTTCTGTGTAAGTGAAGACAATGGCTAAAGAGTCAAACAGCTCATCAGAAATGGTTGTATTCTGTCAATAGCCTTCATGCGTGCTTGACTCTTGACACCGTACGCCATACAAGCTGGTCACCAAGGAACTGCCAATCGATCTGAGACTCACTCCAAACAAGCTTAGACTGTGAGAGGGCATATGCTATCCAATCAGATCACTGTATTGAAATACAGCGTTGTATCTAAATACAGTCTGCTTTGCTCCCTGAAGTCAGAggtttttgccatttctgtagtttccattgcattttaaaccttttaaatcTGTACGCTGATAAACCTACAGAGTTTTCTGTTTCGTTCCTACAAAGTTAACTCGGCAGAAACAGTGTCCTGAGGGTTCTTTGTTCTGCTGCTACACTATGGGGAGAAACTGGTGAGAAAAGAGAGTTAGTTGTTATGCGAGGGCCACCAGGCGCTTGAGCCAGAATGGCCGCTTGCGTGAGAACAAAGCGCCCGTCACTCAGCGCGCTAGGCTATCCTGTACAGCACACTCTGTTCCAGCGGCGCGCTCCGCTCCAGGAGGCGGTTACTGTAAAGCTAACCGCTGAAACCAGGCGCTacagtgcatgtctgtgtgtgtgtgtgtgtgtgtgacgtcaGCGAAAGTACTGAACCCCCGCAATCGTCCTTTCAGCGCCTCAGCGCACAGGACACCACGAGACACCCGATTTCCTCACGTACCGGGTGCAATGCTCTGCCCCAAATAACACTTTCAATGGGGAATTACAGTGCTCACAGTTTAGATAGCTCTGGACGTCTTACCTGAGTTATGCCACTGTCTGTTTACAGTTAAGTTTATACGTTGTCACATGCCAGTGTGTCAGCGCGTACGGGCCCCTTGTGAATACGCCGCCGTTCCTCAGACCGCGCAGACAGCAGACCCCTTACCGCGCGTCTCGTTAccgccgcgcccccccccccccccccccccagcaacaGTAGACACCCCGTCGCCCCGGCGACGCTAACGCGCGGTCTGTGTCCCGTTCCAGAGCTCCGGGCAGCGGAGGACCGCGAGGAGCTGGTGGTGAACGCGGCCGCCGCCGTCAACAACCTGTCGTTCTACCGCGAGGAGGGCTCCGCGGTGAGAGCCAATGAGCTGGCCATCGCTCGccgtaagccccgcccacctctctTCATCAAACGTCGACTgaggaatcttttttttccgtCTTTGGTCTTCTCTTGTCTCTGGAAcaccattattttaaaatggcagtcagGAGTATCACACAGAAAATCAATAAGTAGCACGTCAATAATTCATGACGTCTCATGGCCAATACGTTAATCATGTAGCTCGATAATTTGTGTGAAGATTTTTCACGGCCAGTGGCAATCAGATTGCTTGATAATTTGAGTGCACTTGTACAAATAGCACGTATTTCATATTTCCTGATTCATCATAATTCTGTTGTGGTTCTATAGTCACAGAGCTTAATATGTTTTGCACAATTGTGGAAATTGATGACTGATCAGCTGATCAGTTTAGCAAATGGGACCATTGTGCAGTACAGTGTCGGGTGGTAATGTAGTGCACTGGTTAATCAGCGGGTGAAGTGATTGGTCGGGGAAACCTGCATACTCTCGGTCCTCCGTGGAACATGATTGGGCACCTCTGGACAGGGGGCGTgtgctaagcaaataaatgcaaatgtggaTGTCTTCATTGGGCGTGACTGAGACTTGTGACTGGTTGTGTTTTTCGAACCCGCCGCAGTGatgctgcagctcctgctgggcAGCAGCAGGGACGGCATGCTGGAGGCCACGCGCGTGTTCGGGAACCTCTCGCGCTCCCGGGCGGTGCGCGACTTCATCCTGAAGAACAAAGGTACCCCCTCgtcccccgccaccccccccccacgcttcATCACGCGACCCCCCTCGGCCCGACAGTGGATTATTCGCCAGAGCTGGAACGCGGTTTTCGCGGGTTGGAGCGCAGTCCCCCCGTGTGGAATGTGTCCCGCCGCAGAACTCCGCCACACCGCCGGAACGGTCACTTCACCCTCACGTTTCCACGGGAACAGCCGCCGCGCGAACTCAAGGCCCTCGTGTTTCACCTTTCACGCAACGCTTAAGATGGATGTTTACCTGCcaagggactacagatgaaattTAGCTGTCAAGATACTTCTGGGGCAGTTACTAACTGTCCGTTGTCCCTTTCAAATAAACTAATAAGTAAAAAAGGCCAGGAGTGAGCGCAGTACTCCCTCACAGACGAGGAAAATGGCCGTCTATAACGAGCTTCTCCTCTGGTTTATTCTTAATATTCATCCTTGTGTTGGTTTTAGTCTAGCGTAGCATGTCCTGTACCAGGTCtctgttttgctgtgtgtttttcatgtttttgtgtttgtgtgtttgtgcctgtgtgtgtgtgtgtgtgtgtgtatgcgtgcgtgcgtgtatgtgtgcgtggcTCAGTCCACCAGTTTTTGGTGACCCTTCTGGACTCGAAGAGCCCGGACGTGTGCTTCTCAGCGTGCGGGGTCCTGGTGAACCTCACGGCGGACCGGGACAAGAGGGCCActctgagggaggaggggctggtCCAGAAGTAAGGCCCGCTTTGGGGAAGTTCCCTCCGCCCGAATTAGGCCCTGATTCACTCTACACCGCACATCACGTTTTTCCATGAGCCCTGAGGTACAGATTTAAAGCCTGCTTTTATTAGTGCACGAGGGAATAAGAACAGACCaccgtttgagtgttttttttttccccactggggagttttttttaaatctcacttGCTGGGTTGGTGGGGGCCATTTCTGGAAAGCGTCTCTGTGACAGTGTTTGGCAGAAAAgcactaaacaaataaaactgagctGAATTGAGTTGGGGGGGAAATGTGACGCAAAAAAGGCACCGCCATCTTAAAATTCGAGGTAAAGAAAAACCCGCCTGGCAGTTTTAATGAGGCTGGGAGGCGAGGGTTAAACCACTCGTTTGAGGTGGTTAACGTCTGGTTCAAAGCCAAACAGGTCAAATTTCAGGTTACCTTTAATTTGTTATACGTGGAAATGTTGTGAAACGAAGTCGCAGGAATACGATTCACATGTTAGACATTCACATAATTAGACAGGCACTTTCACCTCTGGCTCACAGTcgaagagagaaagacagttaCTTAGCGGGCAGACCCTTAAAAGCAACCCTGCCCAGGTCCAGAgtaccaggtgtgtgtgagtgtgagtgtgtgtgtttatgggtgtgtatatgtgcatgcctgtgtgcgcgCCCCCTCCTCTGCAGCAGTACTCTGGGGGTGCAGGGTATTTGGGGAGCACCCCTGTGAgcgctgtcccccccccccggcaggctGCTGGACTGCCTCCGGGACCTGGGGCCTGAGGACTGGCAGCTGGCCGGCCTGCTGTGCCAGACCCTGTGGAACAGCAGCGAGGACGGAGCGGCGCTCTGCTTCAGCGAGCAGGAGGCCGGCGGCCTGCTCCGCCTCCTCACCCTGTACCTAGGTAACGGGGAGCCGCGGCTCCGCCCACACAAACTCAAGAGACACAACAGCTGCTCGTTCAGCCTTTGGAAGAACGgactttttttggaatgtttttttcaacattcttactctgtgttctagaactccgtcgctttcagttaccagtagtgattgtgacatcagcaacagaacgttcagttaagaacattctaatcacatgtttgtgatctcatGTCTTAGAAGGTCAAAAAAAAGCGAAAAAGGCCTTCAGTAAATGGAAACTGTGCATCCCTCAAATCTGCTTGTGCAATACTATTGGTTATGTGTGTTCTACTGGAAGTGTATGGAAAAGAAAATCCATTCAAGTGTTGCTTGTTGTAATTCAGTTGGTCTTTACACGGCAAGCCAAATATATTAGGAGCTCAACTGTAGCTTTTTGGTGTTTGATTCAGTTGGCAGATTCCTCTGTTTTAAGGAATGGTTTTGTATATGCTTTCTCGCTTATCGACAGATGAGGAGTTGATGCATCAGTTGAACATGAGTGAGGATGTGAGAGAGGTCCAccaggcatgctgggagttggAGTTCTTCCCTGTGGCGCAGAGGCTGAGGAACAGAATCCAGAGCCAGGGGAACCTGCTGGAGCCCCTCGGTGCCCCCTCTTAGCAGCCTCATACATACAGCTCGCTCCTCCACAGCCATCCCCCCATGTCCTTCAGTAATTATGCACTTTAGCGTCCTGTATGGAGCCCGGCACAAGGCATGTGTTTGGGTCCAGTCTCCTTGATCATATcctgcagaaacaaaaaatgactgtttgcactttataaataaaaatggaaaatgggaaaattacaaataaacattttttttcaaaatgttttattttgttggcGATAACTTAAAATGATTTCTGTGTGGGTGACAGAACATTGCGAATTGAATAATAACGCTTAAAAACATCGTaactttttaaaagctttattaCACAAATATGGCAAAGAGATGCCACCAGAACACAAACTCGTGACAGCCTCATAATCCGTTAATCACAtcaaatgacacaaaatggcacCCTTCCCctacttaaaatgcatttgctttCCAGTAACACAGTAATAGGCCGCAATTACAATGTAACTAACAGTAATCCGACAATACGTTTTCCATATAATTCACAAAGCCACAATTACAAACTCATGATGCacttcacatattttaaaaattttacatGGAATAATCAATCATGAGAAAGCAGATAATTTGCCAAGCGTTTCCCCATTTGCCTTGGAATAGCCAATGAAACGCGTGTTTTAATCCAGTTCTCTTTGAACAGCCAATAAGAATGCATGTTTTTAACACCGTGTTCTTGGAAACAGCCAATAAGAATGCGAAACAGCGCCAAGGAAGTGTACAGATGTAGCTTTTGCAGAGGTATCCAATTCCCGGATATTTGCGTTCTTCCCTGATCTGTAAGGATAATAAACTACAGAGTGCTATGTTGTTGGGCTAGGACCGCAGTAGGAACATGTTGAGACCCACTcaggacccaaaaaaaaaacaaacacttctgGTCCTATTACACCCATACGGGTCACCCAGTGCCCAGTTTATTACAGTGCCACTTCAGACGTCATGTGATATCTCTTACGAGTTCTTAAAGATATACTATGTGGATATAGAAATTCACAACTGGCTTATGTTCCCagcaaaaaacacattcaacttttaaattgcccatagatgtaaaaaaagaaaaaaaatcagtgaagGTTAAACCTATTGTAATGCATGCAATAGGTGTTGCACCATTGTCATTGTGgagtattttaacattttggaaATACGCTTGTATTCTTTAAAACGGCAAGGTGTGTCACTTGAGAATATTTTCTCATGTACAATGACATCCTTgatcaaaattaatttccaaTAGGCCATTTGCTTTTGTAAGCGTTGCAGTCCTTACAATTGTTTTAAACGCAGACATCACGAATCGTTCAACTCCAATAgttctgtattttatatttcaatattaaaattacaGTACTACAATCAAAACGAATAATGACTATGATTACATTATGGATATGTTATGGCATAGAACGGTTTGGTAATTGTGGTCTGAAGGTATAGAGTGTGCGTGTTCGAAACGGGATGGACAAACTGACACCCGATGTAAGGGGCAAAGACAATGGGGCAGTCCCACATGAACGCTCCCAATTATTTCTGTGTCCCCCAGTTATGCAATTAAGGCAATGACAAAATTTAACTGTTAAGGGTATGACTCTGGGACTGGAAGCATGACTGttcaaaaaatactttttggcCTTGAAGATGTCTGTGCGTGAATCCACGTTTGGTAGATCTTGTGTATTCATTGAAGTGTTATTGCACACAAGAGGGGGGATATATTATGTAACCTGATATGATCAAAGAAAATTAGTTTTGAGCTCTGCACCAaatatgaaaacactttattattCTTTATAAAAACGCCAGTAACTGACACCATCCTCTGTGAAAACCTCAATGCTCCACACAAAGCCTTCTGATAAAAATGTACCATCTCCCCACATTCCTCCTCTTGGATTTTTCCATCCAACCATTTCAACCTTCGTCTGAATCCAGTAATTTACCGGGTGAAGTAAACAAGACAATAACAAACAGCATATACTGGTTACATTTCAACAGTAATAACTAGCACGTTATCCCCTGTCTGCAGCTATGCAGATAAGGAAcagcgaaccccccccccccccccttgctcccGCCACCCCCGTTGCATCTtcgagggggggtgggcagggtgcTGAAGGGTGAAAAACAGTGCTCACGAGCACTCGCAGAGGTATTTATATTCAAatgcaaaactgaaaatgttagatgcccccccccatcccacactcccccccccccctcgtatGGAAGACAAGTGAGGATAGGGACGAAGGAGGGAAGCGCTTACGCAGGAAGACTGTTTAACAGGACTAAAGCTTTGTgtcaaaaaagaacaaaatataacagaacaaacaaaaaaaaaaaaaaagtttgttgttTGTCGTTCTACAGCAGGAGCAGTCTTCCTCCGCAAAAAGTGTTTTGCGTTTGAAATTCCAAAGGCTACAAAGGTCAAATATAAACTGGATCACAATGtagactcaaaaaaaaaaaaacaagagggggaggggggcgggtggttTCTCAGGAGTAAACCACCAGGGTAGGCTCAGACAGTTTTTACACTCTTGtgttagcttagcttagcatgagcagctgtgctttttttgggggggggggaggaggaggggggcatggCAGCATCCCGTCCCagagtccctctctctctctctctctctcctcccgtcTCGTTACCGGCCGTGCGCTATTTCAGGcacgcgccgcgccgcgcagCCAGGTAGCGCCTCTCAGTCTCAGCTGCCACTGCGTCACACTGTTTTTAATACGAATAAAGAGACTAAACATCGTAgcgtagcctagcctagcctagcgcGCTGGCGCGGACGCCGCGGCGggttcacacgcacacgcgcgcgctaGCGCCGCTGCGCAGGAACGGCGTACGCTAGCCTTCAGCTTCCCGTACTTCAGGCGACGAGCCGCGGGTGGACTTCGGGCCGAGGCGCCTCCCCCTgatgctggggaggggggggggggggttttggcaCAATTGGAGCAGCCCCATCAAGTCAGTTTGTCCAGCTGTAGGttcaaatgactttttttgttgttttttcgtcttttgtttttttttttttgctttcgcCGTCCGTCGTGAAAGTATTTACGTCACATTCAGGCTTCTTTGAAATGTCCACGAGagcacacacaaagaaataatggaaaaaaaacggATAAcaacaaaaggacaaaaaacaaaaacaaaaaagcacttCATGTCATATAGCGAGTTATGGCTCTCAGAGCATACAGCAGTTCAGCCTGCATCCGCGCTTCCATAAGAAGCAAATTTACGTGGacctgcagaaagagagagagagagagggaggggggagagaaagggaggggggggagagagagggagagagagggaggggggagagaaagggaggggggggagagagagcaactTCTGTTACGATCATGCATTTCAGTCTTTGCCTgagagccattttctttttccaaatacAAGAATAGTCCCATTACcagaaatatttgtcatttaaaaccTGTGCACAGGACATACGCCGCCTACCTTTTCGGAGTGCTGAAATTGTCTCCAGAAGCTTTCATACATTCTTTTGGTGATCTTCTCCGGACTGCAGACCACCGTCTTGATATACACTTTAAAGTTGCGATCCAGCAGCTGGTTTATCTCCCCGTAGTCATAGTCATCAtatctgagggagagaggagaaacaggCCTGTTAGTCTTGGCACTGACACTACAGATCATggatattttttccatttaaacttCCTCATGCTTTTATATTGACTGCATCATCTCAAAGTAGCAGAAAGGGGTCAGGTAAAAGTGACATTACAGCACATGCACTGACATTATTGCTAAAAACTATTCCCAAGTCAGGCAGTAGAGATACTAGAAGAAGAGTTCTTGCTTTAGCATGACCACGGACTTCAGATTCAGGTAAACAgtcaaacatgcaaacaaaggTCCAGGTTGTCTGCGTCTTCTCTCTTCTCACACAGGCTGGTTTACAGCCGAGGTAGCTGAAACCACCCTTATCGCTTATGCCCCAAATCATCAGTACCCTCAGCTGCTGACCTGATGCCAAACATGCAGTGTATGTAGTTCCAGATGGCCCGCCGCAGAGTGGAGGTGTCCACGTCTTTGTGCGTCGCCATGGTGTTGTACGTCAGGTTGTAAGCCATCTGGAACTTCTCATCCAGTAGCTGCCCCACGTCTGGGTACAGGCGGTTGACCAAGGAGTACCCATGATCCTCCCAGCTGTAGTCCTGAGGAGAACGGACTACAGGTTACCTGACCGAATGGCACTTTGTGGGGGgggttcacccccccccccataaccccACTTTGTGACAACAGCGAATCTGAAGCCCAGCGCCCGGTCCCCGCCCCGAGGTCGTACCTGGACTCTGAAGGTGGGCACGTGCTCCCCTCGTCTGGAGAAGTCCTTGTAGCCGTAACTGGGGTCCTCAAAATGGCGGGAAACGTCTCTCGAGGGCACCATCTCTTCATCCTCTGCaggggtgaggaagaggaggggggaggtcaGCACACAGACTTACCTATCCACCTGTTGACAGTGCTGAACACGAGCTGAACGTCTACTAAGACGGCGCTTGGAATGAGGTCTTGCTGTGTAACCCTAAAGCTCTTTTTTGTGAGCGTAAACTCATCTACTATTCATTTCCTGGttctgaaaagcagaaaatCAGAACGCTGTTTACATGAAGAGAAAAGCTCTTGCGTAACCATTACCTAGCCTAACGTTACGTATGACTGATGCTCACTGGATCCAAAGTATtcggctaaaaaaaaataaccgaGGTGCTATTTTATCCCCCCCCATTTCGGTGGTGAGAGTTGGCGTGCGGCGGCTTCTCTCGCCCGTGAGTCATGCGACCACGGCGCGAGCGAGGACGACCGAGGTGCGAAAGGGAGCAGATGGTCTGGCCGAGCAGCGGTGgcgatggagggatggagggatgggggggtggagagagcgagagagagagagaaagagagaggggaggggtgcgtACCTGCGGCACCCACCAGCATGCTCTCCGTCTTCTCCCGCTCGAAGCGCGTGGTCATCTCCTCCTGCGTGGCCTCCTCCTCGTCCCGGCACTCCTGCAGCTGCTTCATCTTCTCCATCAGCACCTCCACCTCGCACGACGCCTCCGTCCCCTGGAGAGGACAGAGAACAGGGTCAGCTCGGttgtggacgggggggggggggggggggctgtgtgggaCGTGCGCTACGGGCCAGGCCCTCCGCCAAAAATAGGCCGTCTGTCCATTCGCCGCCagtgtcaaaaaaaacaaaaaaaaaggcactggCTTGGACGCCCTCCCGCAAATCTTGCATCAGCGAGCGCCATTTAATGGCCACTCACAAGAGCACCCGTCCAGAGTCACAAGCGCCAAGAACCCCTCTCAGTCCTGACAGATGCAATGAAAAAGCTCGCCTTTTTGGaaagcactttaaaaatgtaaagccAATTAATGAACAGCACAGTGATAAAAATAGATGCTGTGTGGAAAAACACCACAAAATCTATAGGAATGCTATCAAGACCAGATAtagatttgattttttaaagctctccAGTGTAACGCATCTTCCCTTTGGACAGGCGAACTATGgttcactttttttccatttccattttttcgAGGAATGACACTTGAGTGACAGGGACGCCGCTGCAGAGGCCCCTCCCACTGGGACGGCCCCGCTCACCTGGTGGTTGCAGTGCATCTCCACCATGGCCCCGTTGCCGTTGGCGATGTCGCACGCGCAGTAGCCGCTGACTGAGGGGGGGCGGAAGGTGTGGCCCCCGTCGCAGTGGATCTCCGGGGTGATCCCGCAGCCGAAGGCGTAGGACGCCAGGGAGTGGTAGTGTGTGAGCAGCACCACCGCGTGGATCAGCTCGGCCAACGACCAGCTGTGCTCCTCGGTCTTCAGCAGGTGCTGTGGAAGAAAGGGGTCGCCAAAATGGATCAATGCAACAAgccataaaaaataacaagGGTCTTCAAAaaacctccccccccgcccaaatCAATACAACAGCCAAAAAAATAGCCATGGTCTTCAAACCCACCCGACCAAATCAATACAACAGCCAACAAAATCACTGTGATCTTCAAACCCCCACCAAATCAATACAACAGCCAAAAAAATGACCATGGTCTTCACAACCTCCCTGCCCAATCAATGCGacagccaaaaaaataacaagggTCTTCAA
Coding sequences within it:
- the sesn1 gene encoding sestrin-1 isoform X2; amino-acid sequence: MRHATSANEPTENGSFTVSQLFNICAHCERLSKKEIGVRIPRPIGSGPSRFIPEKEILQVSKVDARTQSIFQDAFSTMGRLDNISLVMGFHPRYLESFLRTQHYLLQMDGPLSLQYRHYIGIMAAARHQCSYLVNLHVSGFLHVGGDPKWLNGLEGAPQKLQNLGELNKILAHRPWLVTKAHIEHLLKTEEHSWSLAELIHAVVLLTHYHSLASYAFGCGITPEIHCDGGHTFRPPSVSGYCACDIANGNGAMVEMHCNHQGTEASCEVEVLMEKMKQLQECRDEEEATQEEMTTRFEREKTESMLVGAAEDEEMVPSRDVSRHFEDPSYGYKDFSRRGEHVPTFRVQDYSWEDHGYSLVNRLYPDVGQLLDEKFQMAYNLTYNTMATHKDVDTSTLRRAIWNYIHCMFGIRYDDYDYGEINQLLDRNFKVYIKTVVCSPEKITKRMYESFWRQFQHSEKVHVNLLLMEARMQAELLYALRAITRYMT
- the sesn1 gene encoding sestrin-1 isoform X1, which translates into the protein MDVIDPAERWGALASKDENSRDLAMETIRQEVMRCVENIGPIGEVSSPPASAAVSQFELNAVLARLLMLSKRCPYADVREKCAWVLQNVQEIGVRIPRPIGSGPSRFIPEKEILQVSKVDARTQSIFQDAFSTMGRLDNISLVMGFHPRYLESFLRTQHYLLQMDGPLSLQYRHYIGIMAAARHQCSYLVNLHVSGFLHVGGDPKWLNGLEGAPQKLQNLGELNKILAHRPWLVTKAHIEHLLKTEEHSWSLAELIHAVVLLTHYHSLASYAFGCGITPEIHCDGGHTFRPPSVSGYCACDIANGNGAMVEMHCNHQGTEASCEVEVLMEKMKQLQECRDEEEATQEEMTTRFEREKTESMLVGAAEDEEMVPSRDVSRHFEDPSYGYKDFSRRGEHVPTFRVQDYSWEDHGYSLVNRLYPDVGQLLDEKFQMAYNLTYNTMATHKDVDTSTLRRAIWNYIHCMFGIRYDDYDYGEINQLLDRNFKVYIKTVVCSPEKITKRMYESFWRQFQHSEKVHVNLLLMEARMQAELLYALRAITRYMT